The proteins below come from a single Thermotoga sp. KOL6 genomic window:
- a CDS encoding ATP-binding cassette domain-containing protein: protein MEDIIVVEKLSKRFGDLEAVKGVSFSVKKGEIFAFLGPNGAGKTTTINMLTTLLKPTSGKAVVAGHDVVKEPKEVRKKIGIVFQDQSLDRELTAYENMYIHGRIYGHSGEKLKKKILELLEFVELLDFKDKPVKTFSGGMARRLEIARSLIHEPEVLFLDEPTIGLDPHTRAHIWEYISKMKKEHNMTIFLTTHYMDEAEQLADRVAIIDHGKIIALGSPDELKQLVGKEVIYVKFADSVDCIESEIIKECKKLSDGRLELNVENSSTAIPKIFEIAQKKGIRIEEITYHKPTLNDVFLHLTGRELREEEAENFFKTVARMRMRR from the coding sequence ATGGAAGATATAATCGTTGTCGAGAAACTCTCCAAAAGATTCGGTGACCTGGAAGCCGTCAAAGGCGTTTCTTTCTCGGTGAAAAAAGGAGAAATCTTCGCATTCTTAGGTCCGAACGGTGCAGGAAAAACCACCACCATAAACATGCTCACCACACTCTTGAAACCAACATCTGGAAAGGCTGTGGTAGCCGGTCATGACGTTGTTAAGGAACCAAAAGAAGTTCGAAAAAAAATAGGCATAGTTTTTCAAGACCAGTCTTTAGATCGAGAACTCACTGCGTATGAAAATATGTATATACACGGAAGAATATATGGCCACAGTGGAGAGAAACTGAAAAAGAAGATTCTAGAACTTCTAGAATTCGTTGAATTGCTGGATTTTAAAGATAAACCTGTGAAGACCTTCAGTGGAGGAATGGCGAGGAGGTTAGAAATAGCTCGCTCACTCATTCACGAACCAGAAGTGCTTTTTCTCGACGAACCCACAATAGGCCTCGATCCTCATACGAGAGCACACATATGGGAGTACATCTCCAAAATGAAAAAAGAACACAATATGACCATATTTCTTACGACGCACTACATGGATGAAGCAGAGCAACTAGCAGACAGGGTGGCAATTATAGATCATGGAAAAATCATCGCGTTAGGGAGCCCGGACGAATTGAAACAGTTAGTGGGAAAAGAAGTAATCTACGTGAAATTCGCCGATTCTGTAGATTGTATTGAAAGTGAAATCATAAAGGAATGCAAAAAACTTTCGGATGGAAGGTTGGAACTGAATGTAGAAAATTCCAGTACAGCCATTCCAAAAATATTCGAGATAGCGCAGAAGAAGGGAATAAGAATAGAAGAGATAACGTACCACAAACCAACCCTTAACGATGTTTTCTTGCATCTCACAGGAAGGGAACTTAGGGAAGAAGAAGCGGAAAATTTCTTCAAAACTGTTGCGCGAATGAGGATGCGGAGGTGA
- a CDS encoding ABC transporter permease, with product MAAFTTMIYRQFIRFLRSRSRVIGMIINPLIWLVFFGLGWSKVFDNPWAKVMFGGVDYLTYLAPGIFAMTIFNMSFISGVSLIWDKQFGFFKEVLVAPSSRRLSIIGRIVGDGIVTVLQGFIILFFTYFLAENLKISGLIPALTVGFLMSVTIASLGITLALKMESTEGFQMIMMTLMMPLIFLSGAMYPIDSMPDWMKVIAYINPLTYAVDASRGYLVGTKTMKFSFGVDWGILSILMIVGIILATETFERARIN from the coding sequence ATGGCAGCTTTCACAACCATGATTTACAGACAATTCATCAGATTTTTGAGATCTCGTTCCAGAGTGATTGGTATGATTATAAATCCTCTGATATGGCTCGTGTTCTTCGGACTGGGATGGAGTAAGGTTTTCGACAATCCATGGGCCAAAGTAATGTTTGGAGGAGTAGATTATCTCACATATCTTGCTCCCGGCATATTCGCAATGACCATTTTCAACATGAGTTTCATAAGTGGAGTAAGTTTAATTTGGGATAAACAGTTCGGATTTTTCAAAGAAGTTTTGGTGGCACCATCCTCAAGAAGATTGAGCATCATAGGAAGAATCGTTGGCGATGGAATAGTTACAGTTCTTCAGGGTTTTATAATACTGTTCTTTACATATTTTCTTGCTGAAAACTTGAAAATATCCGGTTTGATTCCTGCATTAACAGTAGGATTTCTCATGTCGGTGACAATAGCGAGCCTCGGAATAACCCTGGCCTTGAAAATGGAAAGTACGGAAGGTTTTCAGATGATTATGATGACTCTGATGATGCCTTTGATTTTCTTGAGTGGAGCCATGTATCCTATAGACTCCATGCCCGATTGGATGAAAGTGATCGCTTATATTAATCCTTTGACTTACGCGGTTGATGCTTCGAGAGGATACCTGGTAGGAACCAAAACCATGAAATTTTCTTTCGGAGTGGACTGGGGAATTCTGAGTATTCTGATGATAGTAGGAATCATCCTGGCAACTGAAACTTTTGAAAGAGCAAGAATAAACTGA
- a CDS encoding cold shock domain-containing protein → MRGKVKWFDAKKGYGFITKDEGGDVFVHWSAIEMEGFKTLKEGQVVEFEIQEGKKGPQAAHVKVVE, encoded by the coding sequence ATGAGAGGAAAGGTTAAGTGGTTTGACGCCAAGAAGGGTTACGGATTCATCACCAAAGACGAAGGAGGAGACGTTTTCGTACACTGGTCGGCTATCGAAATGGAAGGATTCAAGACGTTGAAAGAAGGTCAAGTTGTTGAGTTTGAGATTCAAGAAGGTAAGAAAGGTCCCCAAGCAGCACACGTGAAAGTTGTCGAGTAA
- the rpmE gene encoding 50S ribosomal protein L31: MKKGIHPEMKLVTVKCACGAEHTFYTTVDNIRIDVCSKCHPFYTSGGKGGVLIVDTEGRVEKFRRKYGDNY, translated from the coding sequence GTGAAAAAGGGGATACATCCGGAAATGAAGCTTGTGACGGTCAAGTGTGCGTGTGGTGCTGAGCACACTTTTTACACGACAGTAGACAACATAAGAATCGACGTGTGTTCCAAGTGTCATCCATTCTATACCTCCGGAGGAAAAGGTGGAGTTCTTATTGTAGACACGGAGGGTAGAGTGGAGAAGTTTAGAAGAAAGTATGGAGACAATTACTGA